Proteins encoded within one genomic window of Manis pentadactyla isolate mManPen7 chromosome 4, mManPen7.hap1, whole genome shotgun sequence:
- the TBX4 gene encoding T-box transcription factor TBX4 isoform X3, giving the protein MFPSYKVKVTGMNPKTKYILLIDIIPADDHRYKFCDNKWMVAGKAEPAMPGRLYVHPDSPATGAHWMRQLVSFQKLKLTNNHLDPFGHIILNSMHKYQPRLHIVKADENNAFGSKNTAFCTHVFPETSFISVTSYQNHKITQLKIENNPFAKGFRGSDDSDLRVARLQSKEYPVISKSIMRQRLVSTQLSAKPDVSPLHGAHQALQHYQYENGAHMQFAAAEPQDLPLNTFPAQRDSSLFYHCLKRRADSARHLDLPCKRPYLEAPSAVGEDHYFRSPPPYDQQMLSPSYCSEVTPREACMYSGSGPEIAGVSGVDDLPPPPLGCNMWTSVSPYTSYSVQTVETVPYQSFPTHFTATTMVPRLPAISAQSSQPPGNTHFSVYNQLSQSQVRERGPTASFPRERGLPAVCERKPPSPHLNAANEFLYSQSFSLTREASLQYHSGMGTAENWADG; this is encoded by the exons ATGTTCCCCAGCTACAAGGTGAAAGTCACAGGCATGAACCCCAAGACCAAGTACATCCTGCTGATAGACATCATCCCTGCAGATGACCACCGCTACAAGTTCTGTGATAACAAATG GATGGTGGCAGGGAAGGCTGAGCCCGCCATGCCAGGAAGGCTCTACGTCCACCCGGATTCTCCTGCCACTGGCGCCCACTGGATGCGGCAGCTGGTGTCCTTCCAGAAGCTCAAGCTGACAAACAACCACCTGGACCCCTTTGGCCAC ATCATCCTCAACTCCATGCACAAGTACCAGCCGCGGCTGCATATTGTGAAAGCTGATGAGAACAATGCTTTTGGCTCCAAAAACACAGCCTTCTGCACCCACGTGTTCCCAGAGACTTCCTTCATTTCTGTGACCTCCTACCAGAATCACAAG ATCACACAGCTGAAAATTGAGAACAACCCTTTTGCCAAGGGATTCCGGGGGAGTGACGACAGTGACCTGCGTGTGGCTCGGCTGCAGAG CAAGGAATATCCTGTGATCTCCAAAAGCATCATGAGGCAGAGGCTCGTCTCCACCCAGCTCTCAGCCAAGCCGGACGTCAGCCCCCTGCATGGCGCCCACCAGGCGCTCCAGCACTACCAGTATGAGAACGGGGCTCACATGCAGTTTGCTGCGGCTGAGCCGCAGGACCTTCCCCTCAACACCTTCCCAGCCCAGAGGGACTCAAGCCTCTTCTACCACTGCCTGAAAAGACGAG CAGACAGTGCCCGCCATCTGGACTTACCCTGCAAGCGCCCCTATCTGGAAGCTCCCTCTGCAGTGGGAGAGGATCATTATTTCCGTTCTCCCCCTCCCTATGACCAACAGATGCTGAGCCCCTCCTACTGCAGTGAGGTGACCCCAAGAGAAGCCTGTATGTACTCAGGTTCAGGGCCCGAGATCGCTGGGGTATCCGGGGTGGACGACTTGCCCCCGCCCCCACTGGGCTGTAACATGTGGACATCAGTCTCACCGTACACGAGCTACAGCGTCCAGACCGTGGAGACTGTGCCTTACCAGTCCTTCCCCACGCACTTCACCGCCACCACGATGGTGCCTCGGCTGCCTGCTATCTCCGCTCAGAGCTCCCAGCCTCCAGGAAACACCCACTTCAGTGTCTACAACCAGCTCTCACAGTCTCAGGTCCGGGAGCGGGGGCCCACCGCCTCATTCCCCAGGGAGCGTGGCCTCCCCGCCGTGTGTGAGAGGAAGCCGCCCTCCCCACACCTGAATGCTGCCAATGAGTTTCTCTACTCTCAGAGCTTCTCCTTGACCCGGGAAGCTTCCTTACAGTATCATTCAGGAATGGGGACTGCAGAGAACTGGGCTGACGGATAA